One window of Vicia villosa cultivar HV-30 ecotype Madison, WI unplaced genomic scaffold, Vvil1.0 ctg.002532F_1_1, whole genome shotgun sequence genomic DNA carries:
- the LOC131639109 gene encoding organic cation/carnitine transporter 3-like, with the protein MEGSVQINVTESHSNADQQKKPVLSWDEIIERSLSNFGWMDFLQAILVAIAMFFDAQQSFISIYTDNYPKWHCTNTTTNSSCTSSSDICKLPRSSWSWDTHPSNTIISHWNLECASTFITGLPQSSFFIGSLLGSSILAALADSSLGRKNMLILSCLSMSITSMLIVLSTNVWIYSAMKFLIGFWRSSIGTCALVLLTEKVNSEWRFRVGIVEYFMFTIGYMSLPGFAYVNRNSSWKSLYCWSSIPGVIYSIIAYFFITESPRWLVMQGNEKEVSKMLKTVSSQETYDDNNNGNLASRLPKPPSKEKVSIFQLYSSIGELFHKRWALKRMIAVMILATGIGMVYYGLPLAVGNLAFNIYLAGVISASMEIPTCVAIYFLENYRRKPSVLVFSILSGICSVMCVVLEHRVPAGKVVLAMVAFFGACTAYDLFLIYVIELFPTRVRNTATSLVRQSVVFGCIFCPFLISAGRKNNIFSYGVFGVVIILSNITLLYLPETIGIVLCDTMEQQEKKEIAMLSDEMHQHEIITGNVSV; encoded by the coding sequence ATGGAAGGTTCAGTTCAAATTAATGTGACTGAATCTCATTCCAATGCTGACCAACAAAAGAAGCCAGTTTTATCATGGGATGAAATTATTGAAAGAAGTTTATCCAATTTTGGGTGGATGGATTTCTTACAAGCTATTCTTGTAGCAATTGCTATGTTTTTTGATGCACAACAATCATTCATTAGTATTTACACGGATAATTACCCTAAATGGCATTGCACTAACACAACCACAAATTCATCATGCACTTCATCTTCTGATATTTGTAAACTCCCTAGATCTTCTTGGTCTTGGGACACTCACCCTTCAAACACAATCATTTCTCACTGGAACCTTGAATGTGCTAGCACCTTCATCACTGGTTTACCGCAATCTTCTTTCTTCATTGGTTCTCTTCTAGGCTCATCCATTCTTGCTGCATTAGCTGATTCATCTCTTGGTAGGAAAAACATGCTAATCCTTTCTTGTCTCTCAATGTCAATAACTTCCATGCTCATAGTCCTCTCCACCAATGTTTGGATTTACTCCGCCATGAAATTCTTGATCGGTTTCTGGCGTTCGTCGATTGGTACATGTGCTCTTGTTTTGCTTACGGAGAAAGTTAACTCCGAATGGCGATTCCGAGTTGGAATTGTTGAGTATTTTATGTTTACTATAGGGTACATGTCTTTACCTGGTTTCGCTTATGTAAACCGAAACTCGTCATGGAAATCTCTTTACTGTTGGTCGTCAATCCCTGGTGTAATTTACTCTATCATTGCTTATTTCTTCATTACCGAGTCACCCAGGTGGCTTGTTATGCAAGGTAACGAGAAAGAAGTTTCGAAAATGCTTAAAACGGTATCATCACAAGAAACTTATGATGATAATAATAACGGAAATCTTGCTTCGAGATTACCAAAACCTCCCTCAAAAGAAAAAGTCTCAATATTTCAACTTTACTCATCAATAGGTGAATTGTTTCATAAAAGATGGGCTCTTAAGAGAATGATAGCTGTTATGATTCTTGCAACTGGTATTGGAATGGTTTACTATGGTTTGCCACTAGCTGTTGGAAATTTGGCGTTCAACATTTATTTGGCTGGGGTTATTAGTGCATCCATGGAAATACCTACGTGTGTAGCAATATATTTCTTGGAAAATTATCGAAGAAAACCTTCGGTTCTTGTTTTCTCGATCTTAAGTGGGATTTGTTCTGTGATGTGTGTTGTTCTTGAGCATAGAGTACCAGCAGGTAAAGTGGTGTTGGCAATGGTTGCATTCTTTGGTGCTTGTACAGCTTATGATCTGTTTCTGATATACGTTATAGAGCTGTTTCCGACGCGCGTTAGAAACACGGCAACATCGTTGGTGAGACAGTCTGTGGTGTTTGGTTGCATATTCTGTCcgtttttgatatctgctggaaGGAAGAACAATATATTCTCATATGGAGTGTTTGGAGTTGTGATAATATTATCGAATATTACATTGTTGTATCTGCCGGAAACTATAGGGATTGTTCTTTGTGACACTATGGAACAACAAGAGAAGAAAGAAATAGCTATGCTGAGTGATGAGATGCATCAACATGAGATAATAACAGGAAACGTTTCTGTGTAA